One window of the Eucalyptus grandis isolate ANBG69807.140 chromosome 6, ASM1654582v1, whole genome shotgun sequence genome contains the following:
- the LOC104447880 gene encoding probable serine/threonine-protein kinase At1g01540 — translation MTEPAFLNDRLSRRTFIFGLRLWVVVGICVGAAIVIALFLVSLYFTLRRNGARSQRSSSGSSKKKKKKKTTKQGQERASPPTKAIVSHANPTIPSVSKEILEIRVDRPGGPDPSLDPDPDPDPHALALVPQPKEDSPTRLHMEIGKDHRISYPERPGSGGSGPGEQAAAAAPDVSHLGWGHWYTLRELQVSTEDFADENVIGEGGYGIVYRGVLEDGTRVAVKNLLNNRGQAEKEFKVEVEAIGRVRHKNLVRLLGYCVEGAHRMLVYEYVDNGNLEQWLHGDVGPCSPLTWEIRMNIIIGTAKGLTYLHEGLEPKVVHRDIKSSNILIDKQWNPKVSDFGLAKLLGSERSYVTTRVMGTFGYVAPEYASTGMLNERSDVYSFGILIMEIISGRNPVDYSRPSGEVNLVEWLKTMVTNRNPEGVLDPRLPEKPSSRALKRTLLVALRCVDPNAQKRPKMGHVVHMLEADEFPLRDDRRAGREHGRSHREILRDRLLDKCVTESGDSSGYESSVQGNMSMSRKQDPEEQ, via the exons ATGACGGAGCCGGCGTTCTTGAACGACCGGCTGTCGAGGCGGACGTTCATCTTCGGCCTCCGGCTGTGGGTGGTCGTGGGTATCTGCGTCGGGGCGGCCATCGTCATCGCCCTCTTCCTCGTCTCCCTCTACTTCACCTTGAGGCGCAACGGCGCGCGTTCCCAGAggagcagcagcggcagcagcaagaagaagaagaagaagaagacgacgaagcAGGGGCAGGAGCGCGCTTCGCCACCCACGAAGGCCATCGTCTCCCACGCCAACCCGACCATCCCCAGCGTCTCCAAGGAGATTCTCGAGATCCGGGTCGACCGCCCCGGGGGCCCGGACCCGAGCCTCGACCCTGACCCCGACCCAGACCCGCATGCTCTCGCCTTGGTCCCCCAGCCGAAGGAAGATAGCCCCACCCGGCTCCACATGGAGATCGGCAAGGACCACCGGATTTCGTACCCGGAGCGGCCCGGGAGTGGCGGGTCGGGGCCCGGTGagcaggcggcggcggcggcgccggacGTTTCGCACTTGGGTTGGGGGCATTGGTACACGTTGAGAGAGCTACAGGTTTCGACGGAGGATTTCGCCGACGAGAATGTGATTGGCGAAGGTGGGTACGGGATTGTGTACCGGGGTGTGCTCGAGGACGGCACGAGGGTCGCGGTCAAGAATTTGCTGAACAACAG GGGACAAGCGGAAAAGGAATTTAAGGTGGAAGTAGAAGCAATTGGGCGGGTTCGACATAAGAATTTGGTGAGGTTGCTTGGTTACTGTGTCGAAGGAGCTCACAG AATGCTTGTTTACGAGTACGTCGACAATGGGAATTTAGAGCAGTGGCTTCATGGGGATGTCGGGCCTTGCAGCCCGCTCACATGGGAGATTCGTATGAACATCATCATCGGCACTGCAAAGGG CTTAACTTACCTGCACGAGGGACTCGAGCCCAAGGTCGTTCACCGagatatcaaatcaagcaaCATTTTAATTGACAAACAGTGGAATCCGAAAGTATCTGACTTTGGCCTTGCAAAGCTCTTGGGCTCAGAAAGGAGTTATGTGACAACTCGTGTAATGGGAACATTTGG TTATGTAGCTCCAGAATATGCCAGTACGGGCATGCTGAATGAAAGAAGCGATGTATATAGCTTTGGAATTCTCATAATGGAGATCATTTCTGGGAGAAACCCAGTGGATTACAGTCGCCCTTCTGGAGAG GTTAATCTTGTTGAGTGGCTTAAGACAATGGTTACAAATAGAAACCCAGAGGGAGTTCTGGACCCTAGGTTGCCAGAGAAGCCTTCATCGAGAGCCCTAAAGCGTACTCTTCTGGTAGCTCTGCGTTGCGTGGATCCAAATGCTCAGAAGCGGCCAAAGATGGGTCATGTCGTTCATATGCTCGAAGCTGATGAGTTTCCTCTTCGAGAT GACCGGAGAGCTGGACGGGAACATGGACGCTCTCATCGGGAAATTTTGAGGGATAGGTTGTTGGACAAGTGTGTAACTGAATCAGGTGATAGTAGTGGATATGAGAGCAGTGTTCAAGGCAATATGTCAATGTCGAGAAAGCAAGATCCTGAAGAGCAATAG